The Candidatus Thermoplasmatota archaeon sequence TTGGTTTCTCGGGGATGTCCGTCAGATCGGAGAAGGACGAGCCGAGGACGATGAGGAGATCGGCGTCCGACACGAATCTCCTCGCCATTGGAGTCCCCACCATCCCGAGGATGCCGAGGCAGTACTCGTGGTCCTCGGGTATGACGCCCTTGCCTCTGAATGTCGTGGCGATAGGCGCCCCGATCTTCTGCCCGAACCTGAGCAGGTTCTCCGACTCTCCCACGGATCCCCATCCTGCGATTATCACTGGCCTTTCCGCCTCGCCGATGAGCTTGGCGGCCCGCTCGATTCGTGCTTGAGGGGGCTTCATCTCCTTCGGAGCTATCATGCCCTCCTTGGGCGTCGGTTCCCCCTCGACCTCCTGAACCTGCACATCGTTCGGAACCGTCAGATGAGCCACTCCCCTTCTCGTTATCGCGTGCTTGAGCGCGAGCGTGACCAGCTCCACGGCCTGCTCCCCGGAGTTTATCGTCTTGTTGAACAGGGACACCGGTTCAAACAGAGCATCCTGGTCGATCTCCTGGAAACTCCCGGGTCCGATGTACTGGAGGCCCACTTGTCCTGTGATGGCCAATACGGGAGCACGATCCATCTTGGCGTCGTACAGCCCCGTCATGAGATTCGTTGCCCCCGGGCCTGCGATCGTGATGCACACTCCCACGTCTCCGGTGAGCTTGGCGTATCCCGATGCCATTACAGAAGCGGTCTGCTCGTGCCTGACGAGGATGAGGTCGATGTTGGGGTTCTTTCAGATGGCCTCTATCAGTCCCAGACAGGTATGTCCAGGGATTCCGAAGACATTCTTGACTCCCCACTCGACCAATTGCTCGACTATCAAATCGCCTACAAGCTTGGGCATTTCCGTCCCCTCAGGATAGGTCAAAGGCAAGGTTAGGATATAGAGGTTGCCCGCAGGCCTCAATCCCGCCGAATGCCTGCGTAGAACCCAGGGAATGGCTCGCGAATTTGAGGGCGTCCGGAAAGCGCGGTCACTGAAGATGCGAAAGAGCGCGCCCCTGCTCAATCTAAGAGATATCGTTCGCCCTCGACTCGATAGCGAGAAAAATGAAAAGTGAGGAAAAGGGGGTATCTATGGATACCCGCCGACTGTGAAGTCCTCTTTTCCTCTCTCGTATGTTCTCAACGAATAGTGCACGTTGTACTTACGCAGAACGTCATGGAGCTCGTGGATCTTCTTCCAGTACTCCTGCTCATTCTGCCAGTTCCAGGTCTCGTCCCAATAGTAGGCATAGTCGTACCTGCCCCACACGGGCTTCCAGCCGTAGTCCTTGAGGTCGGTTGATATCTGCTCGGGCTCAGCGCTAGTGGGACTCAGGCGCACTTCCACGTATGTTACGTATCCGCTCATGTATTTCACCTAGCCCTCCGACAATCGCACCGTTATTAACGTTTCCGTGACGATTATCGCGACGGATAACGACAGCCACGTTCGAACGGAGAGGGGCTAGTAGAAGTACCTAGCAATCTCGACGATGACGGCCGTGCCGATCGCCAAGCCAATGACGAACCATGGCGGAATCTTCAGGGCCTTGTCATCCTCCTGGTCAAAATACCTGATGAGGCCGGCCGCCGAATGGAACCCCTCGCCCTTCTTCTGCTTTGGCATCCACAGGTATCATTTGCCCGCAAATATAAATAGATTTCCAACGTGTTTCGCTCAGAAGGGGACGGAATGCGGGATGGATGTTGCGTGTGGCTGACTGGCTGACTGGCAATGTGTCAAAGTGGGCAAACTATAAATACGCAAGAGGGCAATCAACACACATCTTACGGGGGAGGTAAGACATGACAGATGATAACACAGTGTACATTGGAAAAAAGCCGACTATGAACTACGTACTCGCGGTGGTGACAGTGTTCAACTCGGGATCTGACGAAGTCATCATCAAGGCCCGCGGAAAGAGCATCAGCAGAGCAGTGGATGTTGCCGAGATCACCAAGAACAGGTTCGTGCAGGATACGAAGATAAAGGACATCCAGATCTCCACTGAACAGCTGACAGGAGACGATG is a genomic window containing:
- a CDS encoding preprotein translocase subunit Sec61beta, giving the protein MPKQKKGEGFHSAAGLIRYFDQEDDKALKIPPWFVIGLAIGTAVIVEIARYFY
- the albA gene encoding DNA-binding protein Alba yields the protein MTDDNTVYIGKKPTMNYVLAVVTVFNSGSDEVIIKARGKSISRAVDVAEITKNRFVQDTKIKDIQISTEQLTGDDGRTSNVSSIEIFISK
- a CDS encoding thiamine pyrophosphate-binding protein, which produces MDLILVRHEQTASVMASGYAKLTGDVGVCITIAGPGATNLMTGLYDAKMDRAPVLAITGQVGLQYIGPGSFQEIDQDALFEPVSLFNKTINSGEQAVELVTLALKHAITRRGVAHLTVPNDVQVQEVEGEPTPKEGMIAPKEMKPPQARIERAAKLIGEAERPVIIAGWGSVGESENLLRFGQKIGAPIATTFRGKGVIPEDHEYCLGILGMVGTPMARRFVSDADLLIVLGSSFSDLTDIPEKPTVQVDFDPMMLAKRSPVRLALLGSMSPTLPALTEACSGNDSDYFSSELSAERRKWFERLEREADPSAVPIRPPYIIRVMNELVDDDAVITVDSGDNTFWFGRSFITKRQRVLLSGYLGTMAFGFPAAMGAKLASPDRQVVCVTGDGGFSMAMGDFSTAVKFNIPAKVIVFNNSELAMISVEQRSEGYPKYSTELLNPNFAEFATSFGGLGVRTEDPSRLKSDLRQVLEHDGPALLDVVTDPKRF